In the Ruminococcus sp. OA3 genome, one interval contains:
- the rplT gene encoding 50S ribosomal protein L20 has translation MARIKGGLNAKKRHNRTLKLAKGYRGARSKQYRVAKQSVMRALTSSYAGRKQKKRQFRQLWIARINAAARMNGLSYSKFMHGLKLAEVDLNRKVLADMAVNDAAGFTTLAELAKSKIA, from the coding sequence ATGGCAAGAATTAAAGGCGGCTTAAACGCTAAAAAAAGACATAACAGAACACTGAAACTGGCAAAGGGTTACAGAGGAGCCAGATCAAAACAGTACAGAGTGGCAAAACAGTCAGTAATGAGAGCCCTTACAAGCTCCTATGCAGGCAGAAAACAGAAAAAACGTCAGTTCAGACAGCTGTGGATCGCACGTATCAACGCTGCGGCAAGAATGAACGGTTTATCATACAGCAAGTTTATGCATGGTTTAAAATTAGCTGAAGTAGATCTGAACAGAAAAGTTCTGGCAGATATGGCAGTTAATGATGCTGCAGGATTTACAACTCTTGCGGAACTGGCAAAATCTAAAATCGCATAA
- the infC gene encoding translation initiation factor IF-3: MINEQIRDREVRLVGADGEQMGIMSSKEAYNIAVEAGLDLVKIAPTAKPPVCKIVDYGKYKYELARKEKDARKKQKTVDVKEVRLSPNIDTNDLNTKVNAARKFISKGDKVKVTLRFRGREMAHMHSSRYILDDFAEKLSDIAVVEKAPKVEGRSMTMFLSEKRQ; encoded by the coding sequence ATGATTAATGAGCAGATCCGCGACCGGGAAGTAAGACTGGTTGGAGCGGACGGGGAGCAGATGGGAATCATGTCATCCAAGGAGGCATATAACATTGCGGTGGAGGCCGGACTGGATCTGGTGAAGATTGCGCCGACAGCAAAACCGCCGGTATGCAAGATCGTGGACTATGGCAAGTACAAATATGAACTGGCGAGAAAAGAAAAAGATGCCAGAAAGAAACAAAAAACCGTCGACGTAAAGGAAGTTCGCCTGTCTCCAAACATTGATACAAACGATTTAAACACGAAGGTCAATGCAGCCAGAAAGTTTATCTCCAAAGGGGATAAAGTGAAGGTGACTCTGCGTTTCAGAGGACGTGAGATGGCGCATATGCACAGCAGCAGGTATATTCTGGATGATTTTGCAGAGAAGCTGTCTGATATTGCAGTGGTAGAAAAAGCACCAAAAGTAGAAGGCAGAAGTATGACGATGTTCTTAAGCGAAAAACGTCAGTAA
- a CDS encoding corrinoid protein encodes MSPKIQEVADLVAKGKAKLVGPAVQAALDDGCDPTEILNGGMIDAMAVVGEKFKNNEIFVPEMLVAARAMKKGVEVLKPHLSAGSTGAMGKLIIATVAGDLHDIGKNLVAMMIESAGFEVIDLGVDVPIEKIIECYKANPDTKIVCLSALLTTTMPSMRDTVAALNESDFRSNIKIMVGGAPITAEFADEIGADGYSEDAASAATLAKELVK; translated from the coding sequence ATGTCACCAAAAATTCAGGAAGTTGCAGATTTAGTAGCAAAGGGAAAAGCAAAATTAGTTGGACCAGCTGTACAGGCAGCATTGGATGATGGATGTGATCCTACAGAGATTCTGAACGGCGGAATGATCGACGCAATGGCAGTTGTTGGAGAAAAATTCAAAAACAACGAGATCTTCGTACCGGAGATGCTGGTAGCGGCAAGAGCAATGAAAAAAGGTGTAGAAGTTCTGAAACCACACCTCTCAGCAGGAAGCACAGGAGCAATGGGTAAACTGATCATCGCGACAGTAGCAGGAGACCTTCATGATATCGGAAAGAACCTGGTAGCAATGATGATCGAAAGCGCAGGATTTGAAGTGATCGACCTCGGAGTAGACGTGCCGATCGAAAAAATCATCGAGTGCTACAAAGCAAATCCGGATACAAAGATCGTATGCCTGTCCGCACTGCTGACAACAACCATGCCGTCCATGAGAGACACAGTTGCAGCGCTGAACGAATCAGACTTCAGAAGCAATATCAAGATCATGGTAGGCGGAGCACCTATCACAGCAGAATTTGCTGATGAAATCGGAGCAGACGGATATTCAGAGGATGCAGCTTCAGCAGCTACTCTTGCAAAAGAATTAGTAAAATAA
- a CDS encoding DegV family protein codes for MQKFVITTDNMADLPETYYGEHQIPYMYLPYTMDGETYRKENELKSSDFYNKMRNGSMPTTSQVNSEDAKELWKPFIEDGYDILHIAFSSGLSGSYNSCRIAAEEIAEEYPQRKVTVIDSLCASLGEGLFVHLAVKMKESGKSMDEIIEWLESHKMNLCHVFTVDDLNHLHRGGRVSKMTAVIGTMINIKPVLHVDEEGHLIAVSKVRGRKRSLITLVNMMEERLKDYTGGKSSVFISHGDCLEDAQFVAKLVKERFGTEDILINPVGSTIGAHSGPGTVALFFLGSYR; via the coding sequence ATGCAGAAATTTGTTATTACAACGGACAATATGGCCGATTTACCGGAAACATATTACGGAGAGCATCAGATTCCTTACATGTATCTGCCGTACACAATGGATGGAGAGACTTATCGGAAAGAAAATGAGCTGAAGTCCAGTGATTTTTATAACAAAATGAGAAATGGTTCTATGCCTACGACATCACAGGTCAACTCTGAAGATGCGAAGGAGCTCTGGAAGCCATTCATAGAGGACGGATATGATATTTTGCATATTGCATTTTCTTCAGGGCTGAGCGGAAGTTATAACAGCTGCCGGATTGCCGCTGAGGAGATAGCGGAAGAGTATCCGCAGAGAAAAGTGACAGTGATCGATTCATTGTGCGCATCACTGGGAGAGGGACTGTTCGTTCATCTCGCCGTGAAGATGAAGGAAAGCGGAAAGTCCATGGATGAGATCATCGAGTGGCTGGAAAGCCATAAGATGAATCTGTGTCATGTATTTACGGTAGATGATCTGAATCATCTTCACCGTGGAGGGCGTGTATCTAAGATGACCGCTGTCATCGGTACCATGATCAATATCAAGCCGGTTCTTCACGTGGATGAGGAGGGACATCTGATCGCAGTCAGTAAAGTTCGGGGAAGGAAACGTTCTCTGATCACGCTGGTCAATATGATGGAAGAACGCCTGAAAGATTACACCGGGGGAAAAAGCAGCGTCTTCATCAGCCATGGTGACTGTCTGGAAGATGCACAGTTCGTGGCGAAGCTGGTGAAGGAACGTTTCGGAACAGAAGATATTCTGATTAATCCGGTTGGATCTACGATCGGAGCACATTCAGGACCGGGAACAGTCGCACTGTTTTTCCTTGGAAGCTACAGATAG
- the uvrB gene encoding excinuclease ABC subunit UvrB, translating to MKGGAGFRLHSEYQPTGDQPQAINQLVQGFREGNQCQTLLGVTGSGKTFTMANVIQQIQKPTLIIAHNKTLAAQLYGEFKEFFPENAVEYFVSYYDYYQPEAYVPSTDTYIAKDSAINEEIDKLRLSATAALSERRDVIIISSVSCIYGIGSPKDYQNMIISLRPGMEKDRDAVLRELIDIQYDRNDMDFHRGTFRVRGDVVEIFPADATDIAYRVEFFGDEIERITEIDTLTGEILHEMNHVAIFPASHYVVPMDKILASAKEIEVELEEQVRYFKSEDKLLEAQRIQERTNFDLEMMKETGFCSGIENYSRYLAGLRPGEAPYTLMDYFEDDYLLIIDESHKTVPQIRGMYAGDQSRKSTLVDYGFRLPSAKDNRPLNFTEFEEHIDQVMFVSATPGDYEADHEMLRAEQIIRPTGLLDPDVEVRPVEGQIDDLVSEVYKEVDKHNKILITTLTKRMAEDLTDYMKNLGIRVKYLHSDIDTLERTEIIRDMRLDVFDVLVGINLLREGLDIPEITLVAILDADKEGFLRSETSLIQTIGRAARNADGHVIMYADNITDSMKVAIEETKRRREIQEAYNTEHGITPKTIQKAVRDLISISKEVAKTEKNLAKDPESMSRKELEQLIANLEKQMKAAAADLNFEVAAELRDKMVELKKNLEDIE from the coding sequence ATGAAAGGGGGGGCTGGTTTCAGACTGCATTCAGAATACCAGCCTACGGGCGACCAGCCGCAGGCGATAAATCAGCTTGTGCAGGGATTCAGGGAAGGCAATCAATGTCAGACGCTGCTCGGCGTTACCGGATCCGGCAAGACATTTACGATGGCAAATGTCATTCAGCAGATTCAGAAACCGACGCTGATCATTGCACATAATAAGACTCTGGCAGCCCAGCTCTACGGCGAGTTCAAAGAGTTTTTTCCGGAGAATGCAGTTGAATACTTCGTGTCCTACTACGATTACTATCAGCCGGAGGCCTACGTCCCATCCACTGACACCTATATCGCGAAGGATTCCGCTATCAATGAGGAGATCGACAAGCTGCGTTTGTCGGCAACGGCCGCTCTGAGTGAGCGGAGGGATGTTATCATCATCTCCAGTGTGTCCTGCATCTACGGGATCGGCAGTCCGAAGGACTATCAGAATATGATCATTTCTCTGCGCCCCGGTATGGAAAAAGACCGTGATGCGGTGCTGAGAGAACTGATTGATATACAGTATGACCGGAATGACATGGATTTTCACCGCGGCACTTTTCGCGTGCGTGGAGACGTGGTGGAGATCTTTCCGGCGGATGCCACAGATATCGCATACCGTGTTGAGTTCTTTGGGGATGAGATTGAACGGATTACGGAAATTGACACTCTGACGGGGGAAATACTGCATGAGATGAATCATGTTGCAATTTTTCCGGCATCACATTACGTTGTTCCCATGGATAAAATACTGGCTTCGGCAAAGGAGATCGAAGTTGAGCTGGAAGAGCAGGTCCGTTACTTTAAGAGTGAAGACAAGCTGCTGGAGGCACAGCGTATACAGGAACGGACCAACTTTGACCTGGAGATGATGAAGGAGACGGGATTCTGTTCCGGCATTGAGAATTATTCGCGTTATCTCGCAGGCCTCAGGCCGGGAGAGGCACCGTATACCCTGATGGATTACTTTGAAGATGACTATCTTCTTATCATTGACGAGTCACATAAGACTGTTCCGCAGATTCGCGGAATGTATGCAGGCGATCAGTCACGGAAGTCGACTCTGGTAGATTATGGATTCCGCCTGCCCTCGGCAAAAGATAACAGGCCGCTTAATTTCACGGAATTTGAGGAGCACATTGATCAGGTGATGTTTGTATCAGCGACTCCGGGAGATTATGAAGCGGATCACGAGATGCTGCGCGCGGAGCAGATCATCCGTCCAACCGGGCTTCTGGATCCCGATGTGGAAGTGCGCCCTGTGGAAGGCCAGATTGATGATCTGGTATCCGAAGTCTATAAGGAAGTCGATAAGCATAATAAAATTCTGATCACTACTCTGACGAAGCGCATGGCTGAAGATCTGACAGATTATATGAAAAATCTCGGTATTCGGGTAAAATACCTGCACTCGGATATCGATACGCTGGAGCGGACGGAGATCATACGTGATATGCGTCTCGATGTGTTTGATGTGCTTGTGGGAATCAATCTTCTGAGAGAGGGGCTTGATATTCCGGAAATCACCCTGGTTGCGATACTGGATGCGGATAAAGAAGGGTTTCTGCGTTCTGAGACCTCGCTGATCCAGACGATCGGACGTGCGGCAAGAAATGCGGATGGCCATGTCATCATGTATGCCGATAATATAACGGATTCCATGAAAGTGGCGATTGAGGAGACAAAACGGCGCCGGGAGATACAGGAGGCATATAATACAGAGCATGGCATCACTCCAAAGACTATTCAGAAAGCCGTGCGTGATCTGATCAGCATCTCAAAAGAAGTGGCGAAGACAGAGAAGAATCTGGCAAAAGATCCGGAATCTATGAGCAGGAAAGAACTGGAACAGCTGATTGCGAATCTGGAGAAACAGATGAAAGCGGCAGCTGCAGATTTAAACTTCGAGGTTGCAGCAGAACTGCGCGATAAAATGGTGGAGCTTAAGAAGAATCTGGAGGATATTGAATAA
- a CDS encoding polysaccharide deacetylase family protein, with amino-acid sequence MKFWNVYKKLQWILPALMLLAVSVLCLGNARTDVQEASSEVMEKPKVALTFDDGPHEVYTPQLLDGLAERNVKASFFLLGKQIPGNEKIVKRMYEEGHLVGNHAYKHVLLTKLPKAEACEQIQTTCELIRQITGEYPAYIRPPYGEWDDELDCGIPMIPVFWNIDSMDWELKNTNAVLKRVLPCVKEGDIILMHDSYDTTVEAALQIVDELTKSGYEFVTIDEMLCE; translated from the coding sequence ATGAAATTTTGGAATGTTTATAAAAAACTGCAATGGATACTGCCGGCGCTGATGCTGCTGGCAGTTTCTGTTCTATGTCTTGGCAATGCACGAACAGATGTACAGGAGGCGTCGTCCGAAGTGATGGAAAAGCCGAAAGTAGCGTTGACATTTGATGATGGACCGCATGAAGTATATACCCCCCAGTTGCTGGACGGACTTGCAGAGCGAAATGTAAAGGCCAGCTTCTTCCTGCTTGGAAAGCAGATACCAGGGAATGAGAAGATTGTAAAGAGAATGTATGAGGAAGGACATCTGGTGGGAAATCACGCTTATAAGCACGTGCTTCTTACCAAGTTACCGAAAGCGGAAGCATGTGAGCAGATCCAGACGACATGTGAGCTGATCAGACAGATCACCGGTGAATATCCTGCATATATCCGCCCGCCTTATGGAGAATGGGACGATGAACTGGACTGTGGAATACCGATGATCCCGGTGTTCTGGAACATTGATTCCATGGACTGGGAGCTTAAAAACACGAATGCTGTTTTAAAACGTGTTTTGCCCTGCGTCAAAGAGGGAGATATTATACTGATGCATGACAGTTATGACACAACTGTTGAAGCAGCGCTGCAGATTGTGGACGAATTGACGAAATCAGGTTATGAGTTTGTCACGATTGATGAGATGTTATGTGAATAG
- a CDS encoding AraC family transcriptional regulator — protein sequence MISRIDKPVPELNIELYVEKGLYTGNTPMRDNSYYELIIIMGGDAICAVEGSLFPVERGYIIAIQPGFRHGFIGVRELKFYRYVFDLDSIARSNMPLKKLIGFQSFFMSTAYYRYHHIFNSVLILSDSHLELVSLLSSLLYYTFTEKKPGYNISVREYFICLLTIISNEYVQTDKASHQSYQFMEDAFNYLETHYFEPLTVKDLANIAHLSERHFTRLFKEIYGTTPNAYIIRCRLTHACELIKNTSNTLSSISEECGFPNFPAFTKTFKDKLGVTPSQYRKQQRSSSET from the coding sequence ATGATATCACGAATTGACAAACCAGTACCGGAACTTAATATAGAATTGTACGTAGAAAAAGGACTTTATACCGGCAACACTCCGATGCGTGATAATTCCTATTATGAGCTGATCATTATTATGGGCGGGGATGCCATCTGCGCTGTGGAGGGTTCGCTCTTCCCTGTGGAACGCGGCTACATCATTGCGATACAGCCAGGCTTCCGGCACGGTTTTATCGGTGTCCGGGAACTGAAATTCTACCGCTATGTGTTCGATCTTGACAGTATTGCGCGATCAAACATGCCACTCAAAAAGCTGATAGGATTTCAGTCATTTTTTATGAGCACCGCTTATTACCGTTATCACCATATTTTCAACAGTGTTCTGATTCTGTCAGACAGTCATCTGGAACTGGTGAGCCTGCTCAGCAGCCTGCTTTACTATACGTTTACGGAAAAGAAACCCGGTTATAATATATCTGTGAGAGAGTATTTTATCTGTCTCCTGACTATTATTTCCAATGAATACGTGCAGACTGATAAAGCATCGCACCAGAGCTACCAGTTTATGGAGGATGCGTTTAACTACCTGGAGACCCACTATTTTGAGCCGCTTACCGTAAAAGACCTGGCCAACATTGCGCATCTTTCGGAACGCCACTTTACCCGTCTGTTCAAAGAGATATACGGCACTACCCCGAATGCATACATTATCCGCTGCCGTCTTACACACGCCTGTGAATTGATAAAAAACACATCCAACACCCTCTCAAGCATCAGTGAGGAGTGTGGATTCCCGAATTTCCCTGCTTTTACAAAAACATTTAAAGATAAGCTGGGTGTCACCCCAAGTCAGTACCGCAAACAACAGCGCAGCAGCTCAGAAACATAA
- a CDS encoding HD domain-containing phosphohydrolase yields the protein MKTRDTILIVDDIEINRVILCGLFEHDFRLLEAENGDQALTLARKYHERMAIILLDLNMPVKDGYQVMTELKKDGLLSELPVIIITAEDSSENEVKAFDLGASDIIMKPFEPHVVKRRVQNVIELNHRKLYQEQIIEEQAVKLRESNTVMVDALSSIIEYRSLETGQHIQRIRLFTRTLLQEVTRHCTDLGLNTKDIDIIASASSMHDIGKIAIPDSILNKPGRLADEEFEVMKTHTTKGCEMLKTLKRVGDEKYLQYAYNICRYHHERWDGKGYPDGLTSDQIPVCAQVVGIADCYDALTMDRVYRKALPEEQAFHMILNGECGTFSPRLLESFRSVRTEFAHLANEYADHQK from the coding sequence ATGAAAACCAGAGATACGATTTTAATTGTAGATGATATCGAGATTAACCGCGTGATACTCTGCGGCCTGTTTGAACATGATTTTCGTCTCCTGGAAGCAGAAAATGGCGACCAGGCTCTGACACTTGCCCGCAAATATCACGAACGCATGGCGATCATACTGCTGGATTTGAATATGCCTGTCAAAGACGGTTATCAGGTTATGACGGAATTAAAAAAAGATGGTCTTCTCTCTGAACTTCCCGTCATAATCATCACTGCAGAGGATTCTTCCGAAAATGAAGTGAAAGCATTTGATCTCGGCGCTTCCGACATCATCATGAAGCCATTTGAACCTCATGTGGTAAAACGCCGAGTACAGAATGTGATAGAACTGAACCACCGAAAACTTTACCAGGAACAGATCATCGAAGAACAGGCCGTCAAACTGCGTGAATCTAATACGGTCATGGTTGATGCACTTTCATCAATTATTGAGTACCGAAGCCTGGAGACCGGACAGCATATTCAGCGAATTCGTCTGTTTACAAGAACACTGCTGCAGGAAGTAACCAGACACTGCACAGACCTCGGTCTGAATACAAAAGACATCGATATCATAGCCAGCGCATCCTCCATGCATGACATCGGCAAAATAGCCATCCCGGATTCGATACTCAATAAGCCGGGCCGGCTGGCAGATGAGGAATTCGAGGTCATGAAGACCCATACTACAAAAGGCTGTGAAATGCTAAAGACCCTGAAGCGTGTCGGGGATGAGAAATACCTGCAGTACGCATATAATATCTGCCGCTATCACCATGAACGCTGGGACGGAAAAGGATATCCTGACGGACTGACGTCTGATCAAATACCAGTCTGTGCTCAGGTTGTGGGAATCGCAGACTGTTATGATGCACTCACTATGGATCGTGTTTACAGAAAGGCGCTCCCCGAAGAACAGGCATTCCATATGATCCTGAACGGTGAATGCGGTACTTTTTCACCCAGGCTTTTGGAGAGCTTCAGGAGTGTACGCACTGAATTTGCGCATCTTGCAAATGAATATGCAGATCATCAAAAATAA
- a CDS encoding methyltetrahydrofolate cobalamin methyltransferase produces MIIIGEKINGSIPSMAKAIAARDEEWIKDIAKKEAEAGATFIDVCASVDEEVEVETLKWMIGLVESVTDLPIAVDSPSAKVLSEAYKCCSRPGIINSVSMEGDKIDELFPIVAANPGWEVVALLCDDTGIPQTAEKRLEVFGRIMEKAKEYNIDPSRIHIDPLIEMLCTSEDGIAMITEVISTIRAQYPTIHITAAVSNISFNLPARKLVNLGFTVLAMNAGLDSAILDPLNRDMMGLIYATEALLGLDDYCMEYIGAYREGLIGPVQK; encoded by the coding sequence ATGATAATTATCGGTGAAAAAATAAACGGTTCCATTCCATCCATGGCGAAAGCGATCGCCGCACGTGATGAAGAATGGATCAAAGACATTGCAAAAAAAGAGGCAGAGGCGGGCGCAACATTTATCGATGTGTGCGCATCTGTTGATGAAGAGGTAGAAGTTGAGACGCTGAAATGGATGATCGGCCTCGTGGAGAGCGTGACAGACCTTCCGATCGCAGTGGACAGCCCGAGTGCAAAAGTGTTAAGTGAAGCATACAAGTGCTGCAGCAGACCGGGTATCATCAATTCCGTATCCATGGAAGGTGATAAGATTGATGAGCTGTTCCCGATCGTAGCAGCTAACCCGGGATGGGAGGTAGTCGCACTGCTGTGTGATGACACCGGAATCCCGCAGACAGCGGAGAAGAGACTGGAAGTATTCGGAAGGATTATGGAGAAAGCAAAAGAGTACAATATCGATCCGAGCAGGATCCATATTGATCCATTGATTGAAATGCTGTGTACATCAGAGGACGGCATCGCAATGATCACAGAAGTGATCAGCACGATCCGCGCACAGTACCCGACCATACATATCACGGCAGCAGTCAGCAACATCTCCTTTAACCTGCCGGCAAGAAAACTGGTGAACTTAGGATTTACCGTACTTGCAATGAATGCAGGACTGGACAGCGCGATCCTGGATCCGCTGAACAGGGACATGATGGGACTCATCTATGCGACAGAAGCACTTCTGGGACTGGATGATTACTGCATGGAATATATCGGAGCCTACAGGGAAGGCCTGATCGGTCCTGTGCAGAAATAA
- a CDS encoding phospholipase D-like domain-containing protein: MKYKRMMTVVLIILVLIVYISFVCVPYRKQEGVTAKTKNSFDSSDFYGDHLCQDRAAILFQNDEALEERIRLISNASESIILSTFDFKSDNSGKIMLSALYDAAMRGVKVQLLLDGFSYFIHVMGDPYFKALGTLKNVTIKVYNPINILKPTKLMARMHDKYLIADDTAFILGGRNTFDYFLGNDTDYKNYDWDVLIYNAGKTQGSSVEQVKTYFKSVWELSECKIVMDSVPAFSKEKIRESGNELVELYGNMRSEHGGWFEEADYMEMTTETNQIRLISNPIQAAVKEPVLFYNMTELMMQSSEKIVFHTPYILCNDYMTERLTELGNTNEDVWMMTNSAPNNGNPFGAVDYLIHKEEIVDTGINIMEYDAGVSYHGKCFTIGDRLTGIGSFNWDMRSAYIDTELMLVVDSTSLNTSMRKYMKTYEEDTLIVQDEVTYTLAPGQIPQKISPKRLEKIRMLWPLDEWFRHLM; encoded by the coding sequence ATGAAGTATAAGAGAATGATGACAGTGGTTCTGATCATACTGGTTCTGATAGTATATATTTCTTTTGTCTGTGTTCCTTACCGGAAGCAGGAAGGGGTTACAGCGAAGACGAAAAACAGTTTTGATTCCTCTGATTTCTATGGAGATCACCTCTGCCAGGACCGTGCGGCAATTCTGTTTCAAAATGATGAGGCATTGGAGGAGAGGATTCGTTTAATATCCAACGCTTCTGAAAGTATTATACTGTCAACATTTGATTTTAAATCTGATAACAGCGGAAAGATCATGCTGTCAGCTTTATACGATGCCGCGATGAGAGGCGTGAAGGTCCAGCTATTGCTGGACGGCTTTTCATATTTTATACATGTGATGGGGGATCCATATTTTAAGGCGCTGGGTACTCTCAAAAATGTAACCATCAAAGTATATAATCCGATCAACATCCTGAAGCCGACTAAACTGATGGCCCGTATGCATGATAAATATCTGATAGCAGATGACACTGCATTTATTCTGGGGGGACGCAATACATTTGATTATTTTCTGGGAAATGATACAGACTATAAGAATTATGACTGGGACGTTTTGATATACAATGCGGGCAAGACGCAGGGGTCTTCCGTAGAACAGGTAAAGACATATTTTAAATCGGTCTGGGAGCTTTCTGAATGTAAAATTGTAATGGATTCAGTGCCTGCATTTTCAAAAGAAAAGATCAGAGAGAGCGGAAATGAACTGGTGGAACTGTATGGAAATATGCGGTCAGAACACGGCGGGTGGTTTGAAGAAGCAGATTATATGGAAATGACAACGGAAACAAATCAAATCCGTCTGATATCAAACCCAATTCAGGCTGCGGTAAAAGAACCGGTCTTATTTTACAACATGACGGAGCTGATGATGCAGTCTTCGGAGAAAATAGTATTCCACACCCCATATATATTGTGTAACGATTATATGACAGAAAGGCTCACAGAACTTGGCAATACAAATGAAGATGTATGGATGATGACAAATTCAGCTCCAAATAATGGAAATCCATTTGGAGCCGTTGATTATCTGATCCATAAAGAAGAAATTGTGGATACTGGTATCAACATCATGGAATACGATGCGGGAGTATCATATCATGGGAAATGCTTCACGATCGGAGACAGGCTGACGGGAATCGGATCATTTAACTGGGATATGCGGAGTGCATACATCGATACGGAATTGATGCTGGTGGTCGACAGTACATCTTTGAACACGAGCATGCGCAAATATATGAAAACGTATGAAGAGGATACGCTCATTGTGCAGGACGAAGTGACATATACACTGGCACCGGGACAGATTCCGCAGAAGATCAGTCCGAAACGTCTGGAAAAAATCCGCATGCTGTGGCCGCTGGATGAGTGGTTTCGTCATTTGATGTAA
- a CDS encoding Hpt domain-containing protein encodes MDQNSRTILQIAGIDYDAAVARFSGNSGLYIRFLHKFLQDENMQLFSCAMKEERYDDALLAAHTLKGVAGNLGLTRLFDLCSQIVVELRSDNAAQAQDLFPAAKEAYDAAVAAISSTMEI; translated from the coding sequence ATGGATCAAAATTCGAGAACTATTCTCCAGATTGCTGGTATTGATTATGACGCTGCTGTTGCCCGCTTTTCCGGAAACAGCGGTCTTTATATTCGTTTTCTGCATAAATTTCTGCAGGATGAGAACATGCAACTTTTTTCCTGTGCAATGAAAGAAGAACGTTATGATGATGCACTGCTCGCTGCCCACACTCTGAAAGGAGTCGCCGGAAATCTTGGACTGACACGACTGTTCGACCTCTGTTCTCAGATCGTAGTTGAACTGCGCTCAGATAATGCTGCGCAGGCTCAGGATTTATTTCCCGCTGCAAAAGAGGCATATGATGCGGCAGTGGCTGCTATCAGCAGTACCATGGAGATTTAG
- a CDS encoding sporulation initiation factor Spo0A C-terminal domain-containing protein → MEVDRIEGLKTGEVLLTLTENSCTIGAAQEYGTCCFGCEVHSGQGCGKSEQAWREKAGQLLLEFGVSVHTKGYVYLCQAVGMAAASPGETIWVTKEIYPAIAKRERATAAGVERAIRYAVTGIWDHGNWKLYSSITQNLAVSKPTNGQFILQVAKYLHEGMRM, encoded by the coding sequence ATGGAAGTTGATAGGATTGAAGGGTTAAAAACAGGAGAGGTGCTTCTTACGCTTACTGAGAATTCATGCACCATAGGTGCAGCACAGGAATATGGGACGTGCTGCTTTGGGTGTGAGGTGCACAGCGGACAGGGATGCGGCAAAAGTGAGCAGGCATGGAGGGAAAAAGCTGGTCAGCTGCTGCTGGAATTTGGTGTTTCTGTACATACGAAGGGATATGTATATTTGTGTCAGGCAGTCGGTATGGCAGCAGCCAGCCCGGGAGAGACGATTTGGGTGACAAAAGAGATTTATCCTGCTATTGCAAAACGTGAGCGTGCGACGGCAGCAGGAGTTGAACGCGCCATCAGATATGCAGTTACAGGAATCTGGGATCACGGAAACTGGAAGCTTTACAGCAGCATTACACAGAATCTGGCGGTCAGCAAGCCGACAAACGGGCAATTTATTCTTCAGGTTGCAAAATATCTGCATGAAGGCATGAGGATGTAA
- the rpmI gene encoding 50S ribosomal protein L35, which produces MPKIKTSRAAAKRFKKTGTGKLVRNKAYKSHILTKKSQKRKRNLRKPAVTDETNVKNMKKILPYI; this is translated from the coding sequence ATGCCAAAAATTAAAACAAGCAGAGCAGCTGCAAAGCGTTTCAAAAAAACAGGTACAGGAAAATTAGTAAGAAACAAAGCTTATAAAAGCCATATCTTAACCAAAAAATCTCAGAAGAGAAAAAGAAATCTGAGAAAACCGGCTGTTACGGATGAGACAAATGTAAAGAACATGAAGAAAATTTTACCTTACATTTAA